A genomic stretch from Candidatus Saccharimonadales bacterium includes:
- a CDS encoding NYN domain-containing protein yields MTNDSNNKSLKNYAYIDSQNLNMTIQNLGWSVDWAKFREYLRAKHNVAVAYLFIGYIAENQDLYSFLQKAGFVIIFKPVVIGKEGNVKGNIDAELVLQVMIDAQAYDRAVVVTGDGDFHGLVNYLYAQNKLQALLVPNLRQYSSLLKGAARERIDFISNMRKELEYKKNRGRTSSSGSSGSSRRSPGDKLEDALIKAVDEGSKEPITAESPGDVVSEAPAVKTE; encoded by the coding sequence ATGACGAATGATTCTAATAATAAATCACTTAAAAATTACGCCTACATCGACTCTCAAAACCTGAATATGACCATCCAAAACTTGGGTTGGAGCGTCGATTGGGCCAAGTTCCGCGAATATTTGCGCGCCAAACATAATGTGGCCGTGGCCTATCTCTTTATTGGCTACATTGCCGAAAACCAGGACCTTTATTCCTTCTTGCAAAAAGCCGGCTTCGTGATTATTTTCAAACCAGTTGTCATCGGCAAAGAGGGCAACGTCAAAGGCAACATTGATGCCGAACTGGTGCTGCAAGTTATGATTGATGCCCAGGCCTACGATCGCGCAGTTGTCGTCACTGGCGACGGCGACTTCCACGGCTTAGTTAATTATCTCTACGCCCAGAACAAACTTCAGGCGCTGCTTGTACCGAACCTGCGCCAATATTCCAGCCTGCTCAAAGGCGCCGCCCGCGAACGGATCGATTTTATTAGCAATATGCGTAAAGAGCTCGAGTATAAAAAGAACCGCGGGCGCACCTCCAGCTCTGGGTCGTCTGGCTCTTCGCGCCGCAGCCCGGGCGATAAGCTCGAAGACGCTTTGATTAAAGCTGTAGATGAAGGTTCTAAAGAACCGATCACGGCCGAGAGCCCCGGCGATGTTGTCAGCGAAGCGCCCGCCGTCAAAACTGAATAA
- a CDS encoding TIGR03086 family metal-binding protein — MDLKALYTEAARHFGEGVAGVADDQWSNATPDTEWDVRALVNHVTGETLWIPDLLAGKTIAEVGSKYDGDVLGDDPKAVWAKALQKAVAAVEACEDLTSNVHLSFGDMPVKDYLGQMIIDATVHSWDLAQGLKSSGAGPGPHLINAAYELLVPQAEDWRKGGAFGPEIKVPDDASLGVKLLALTGRRA; from the coding sequence ATGGATTTGAAAGCATTATATACAGAAGCCGCTCGCCACTTTGGTGAAGGCGTAGCGGGAGTCGCGGATGATCAATGGAGTAATGCGACACCGGATACTGAATGGGATGTGCGGGCTTTGGTTAACCATGTGACCGGTGAGACCTTGTGGATCCCGGACCTATTGGCTGGCAAAACCATTGCCGAAGTTGGTAGCAAATACGACGGTGACGTGCTGGGCGATGATCCCAAGGCAGTTTGGGCCAAGGCCCTCCAAAAAGCCGTTGCGGCGGTCGAAGCGTGTGAGGATCTCACTAGTAATGTGCATCTTTCATTCGGCGATATGCCAGTTAAGGATTACCTCGGCCAAATGATTATTGATGCCACTGTTCACAGCTGGGACCTGGCTCAGGGCCTAAAATCGAGTGGTGCTGGCCCCGGTCCGCATCTGATCAATGCTGCTTACGAACTACTAGTGCCCCAGGCCGAAGACTGGCGCAAAGGCGGGGCCTTTGGACCAGAAATTAAGGTGCCGGACGATGCCAGCTTGGGAGTCAAGCTTTTGGCTTTGACTGGCCGCCGAGCTTAG
- a CDS encoding ATP-binding protein has protein sequence MNIFVGGVNGVGKSTILRKVANLDSRFEVIHYASALMQQLGLAPGDYDSLHTIPQAKRLAVTQQMMENLAERRTQKVRLIDGHYLILVKGVISPIAGDWVKLLDALILIKAAPQVILDRIQKDEGWRDRELFTPEMSDQDCQALLADYGRQTEAEFDQLTQQFPIDHFILEHSDDDVERAAHQIINFANQLLA, from the coding sequence ATGAACATTTTTGTTGGTGGGGTAAACGGTGTCGGCAAATCAACTATTTTACGTAAAGTTGCAAACCTCGATAGTCGCTTTGAAGTCATCCATTATGCCTCGGCTTTGATGCAACAATTGGGTTTGGCGCCCGGTGATTATGATAGTCTTCACACCATCCCCCAGGCCAAGCGCCTGGCCGTAACCCAGCAAATGATGGAAAACTTGGCTGAGCGCCGAACTCAAAAAGTCCGCCTGATTGATGGCCATTATTTAATCCTGGTCAAAGGCGTCATTAGCCCCATTGCCGGAGATTGGGTTAAATTACTGGATGCTTTGATATTAATAAAGGCTGCCCCACAAGTCATCTTGGATAGAATCCAAAAAGACGAAGGTTGGAGGGACCGTGAGCTTTTTACGCCCGAGATGAGCGATCAAGACTGCCAAGCATTACTGGCCGATTACGGCCGCCAAACCGAAGCTGAGTTCGACCAATTGACCCAGCAATTTCCAATCGACCACTTTATTCTGGAGCACTCTGATGATGATGTTGAACGTGCCGCTCACCAAATTATCAATTTCGCCAATCAACTATTGGCTTGA
- a CDS encoding DUF5661 family protein: protein MDDPEMTGRIAHAHLKEFPDYYKRLDSLEAEAEKYWAGRSRKLADQT from the coding sequence ATGGATGACCCCGAAATGACCGGCCGGATCGCCCATGCCCACCTCAAGGAATTCCCGGATTATTACAAACGTTTGGACTCCTTAGAAGCAGAGGCCGAAAAGTATTGGGCCGGTCGCAGCCGCAAATTAGCCGACCAGACCTAG